A genomic window from Oscillospiraceae bacterium includes:
- a CDS encoding insulinase family protein, which produces MENIEKITLPNGVRLLFEEIPHVRSAAVGIWVGSGSRHEPAHLSGVSHAIEHMVFKGTRTRSAAQIAAEMDAIGGQVNAFTTKECTCFYVRALDTHLPQALDVLTDIFFEPSLGEGDWETERGVILEEIDMYEDTPEDLVSERLFAAAYRGCPLGRPILGTPGVLRRLRAERLRAYMRENYRPDRIVVAISGRFAARDRAFLLARFAALTPSSGLDTETAAFAPAFTARHKDIEQNHLCLAFPALAYNHPARHAQQVLSGILGGGMSSRLFQTVREQRGLCYSIYSFSVGHEDTGLFCLYTALSRETEREALRLIADIVRQFADEGPTREETERAREQVKANVLMGMESTSSRMNHLGRNELLLEAIPSPEEIMACYDAVTPEIVRDLAGQLFDFSRLCFSAVGRTVHTAQYRRALQ; this is translated from the coding sequence ATGGAAAATATAGAAAAAATCACGCTCCCGAACGGCGTACGGCTGTTGTTTGAGGAGATCCCCCACGTGCGATCGGCGGCGGTCGGTATCTGGGTGGGCAGTGGATCCCGGCACGAACCGGCACATCTGTCCGGCGTCTCCCACGCGATCGAGCACATGGTATTCAAAGGGACGCGCACCCGCAGCGCCGCGCAGATCGCCGCGGAGATGGACGCCATTGGCGGGCAGGTCAACGCTTTCACCACGAAGGAGTGCACCTGCTTTTACGTCCGCGCGCTCGACACCCATCTGCCGCAGGCGCTCGACGTGCTGACGGACATTTTTTTCGAGCCCTCCCTCGGCGAGGGCGACTGGGAGACGGAGCGGGGCGTCATCTTAGAGGAAATCGATATGTACGAAGACACGCCGGAGGACCTCGTCTCCGAGCGTCTTTTCGCCGCCGCCTACCGCGGCTGTCCGCTGGGCCGGCCCATCCTCGGGACGCCGGGCGTCCTGCGCCGTCTGCGGGCGGAGCGGCTCCGCGCCTACATGCGGGAGAATTACCGTCCGGACCGCATTGTCGTGGCCATAAGCGGGCGGTTTGCCGCGCGGGACCGGGCCTTTTTGCTGGCGCGGTTTGCCGCGCTTACGCCGTCTTCGGGTCTGGACACCGAGACGGCCGCCTTTGCCCCCGCCTTCACCGCGCGGCACAAGGACATCGAGCAAAACCATTTGTGCCTAGCTTTCCCGGCACTTGCGTACAACCATCCGGCGCGTCACGCGCAGCAGGTGCTCTCCGGCATTTTAGGCGGCGGCATGTCCTCCCGGCTCTTCCAGACGGTGCGCGAACAACGGGGGCTCTGTTACTCCATCTATTCCTTCTCCGTCGGCCACGAGGACACGGGTCTCTTCTGCCTCTACACGGCGCTGAGCCGAGAAACAGAGCGGGAGGCGCTGCGGCTGATCGCCGACATCGTGCGTCAGTTCGCCGACGAGGGCCCGACGAGAGAGGAGACGGAGCGCGCGCGCGAGCAGGTGAAGGCCAATGTACTGATGGGCATGGAGTCGACGTCCTCACGGATGAACCACCTGGGGCGCAACGAACTCCTGCTGGAGGCCATCCCCTCCCCCGAGGAGATCATGGCCTGCTACGACGCCGTCACGCCGGAGATTGTGAGAGACCTGGCGGGGCAGCTCTTCGACTTCTCCCGCCTCTGCTTCTCCGCCGTAGGCCGCACAGTCCACACAGCACAGTACCGCCGCGCGCTCCAGTGA
- a CDS encoding MarR family transcriptional regulator codes for MQENIGMSERGCFVRVGSSSQPMSEQLIEELLSKRQQITLQTMLSPRQTLTFKQLCIYYEEKNLEPTEQFIESLDLRQSGGEFNYAAYLFADENGVSVKVAAYAGTDKVDLLETREYGNRCLITATQRILDRLDSENRTFAKITAKNRLEKERVNTIALREAVINAIVHNDYTKGVPLVEIFTNRIVVTSCGGLVDGLCEADFFKCRSMPRNRELMRVFRDMELVEQIGSGMSRILKVYDRSIFELTPSFTVVTFPFERPFILSDDKINGKINEKTRTTLDVINKNPTATIPALSELTGKSQSTISRELKEYQAAGLLRREGARKKGRWVVI; via the coding sequence ATGCAGGAGAACATCGGAATGTCGGAGCGGGGCTGTTTTGTTCGTGTTGGCAGTTCGTCACAGCCTATGAGCGAGCAGTTGATCGAAGAGTTGCTGTCTAAACGCCAGCAGATTACGCTCCAAACAATGCTCTCGCCGCGCCAAACGCTCACGTTCAAACAGCTTTGCATTTACTACGAGGAAAAGAACCTTGAACCGACGGAACAATTTATCGAAAGCCTTGATCTGCGGCAAAGCGGCGGCGAGTTTAACTACGCCGCGTATCTGTTCGCGGACGAAAATGGCGTATCCGTCAAAGTCGCGGCGTATGCGGGAACGGACAAGGTTGACCTGCTCGAAACACGGGAATACGGCAACCGCTGCCTGATTACCGCGACACAGCGGATTCTTGACCGCCTGGACTCCGAAAATCGCACATTCGCAAAGATTACGGCGAAAAACCGTCTTGAAAAAGAACGTGTGAATACAATCGCGTTGCGCGAGGCCGTGATAAACGCGATCGTCCACAATGACTACACAAAAGGCGTCCCGCTTGTCGAAATTTTCACCAACAGAATCGTCGTTACATCCTGCGGCGGTTTGGTGGATGGACTCTGCGAAGCGGATTTTTTCAAGTGCCGCTCAATGCCGCGAAACCGCGAACTTATGCGCGTATTTCGCGATATGGAACTTGTGGAGCAAATAGGGTCAGGAATGAGTCGTATCCTCAAAGTCTATGACCGTTCGATTTTTGAGTTGACGCCGAGTTTTACTGTGGTGACATTTCCATTTGAGCGGCCATTTATCTTGTCAGATGACAAGATAAATGGCAAGATAAACGAAAAGACAAGAACGACGCTCGACGTGATAAATAAAAACCCGACCGCGACGATTCCGGCGCTGTCCGAACTCACGGGCAAATCGCAAAGCACGATCTCCCGTGAGCTGAAAGAATATCAGGCGGCGGGGCTTTTGCGCCGCGAGGGTGCGAGAAAAAAGGGGCGGTGGGTGGTCATATGA
- the malQ gene encoding 4-alpha-glucanotransferase: MLHQRKSGVVLPISSLPGLYGIGTFGVEARRFIDFLADAGQSYWQVLPLGPTGFGDSPYQSCSAMAGNPYFIDLPLLCRQGLLTSDELAVFDFGDDPDRVDYGKLYHTRLEALRLAFARRRPLARTLRSFRTAQADWLPDYALFMAVKAHFGMAGLDDWPDPAIRARTQAALRQYKVELAEEIAFYEFLQYLFDVQWTALKAYAGERRIQIVGDLPIYVSRDSVELWTHPELFQTRRDGGPRDVAGVPSDYYSETGQLWGNPLYDWHYHEQTGWAWWLRRLGHTQKFFDVIRIDHFRGFYNYWAVPAEAETALHGRWRRGPGLKLIRAIRAAYPDLPLIAEDLGDLDDTVRAFFAKTGLPGMDVLVYAFDPDGDSSYLPHNTRSNRVFYTSTHDSPPFLDWLSGEASEAQRAMACAYLRLREDEGLSWGAVKAVWGSAAGLAMAPLQDVLGLGGDARINTPSTLGGGNWCWRVRAEALNDEVSARLRAITHVYRRL, translated from the coding sequence GTGCTGCATCAGCGAAAAAGCGGCGTGGTCCTGCCGATTTCGTCCCTGCCCGGGCTCTACGGCATCGGGACCTTCGGCGTCGAGGCCAGACGTTTCATCGACTTTTTGGCCGACGCGGGGCAGTCCTATTGGCAGGTGCTGCCGCTGGGACCGACCGGCTTCGGCGATTCCCCCTACCAAAGCTGCTCCGCCATGGCCGGGAACCCCTATTTCATCGACCTGCCGCTGCTCTGCCGGCAGGGACTCCTGACATCCGACGAACTCGCGGTCTTCGACTTTGGAGACGACCCGGACCGTGTGGACTATGGGAAGCTCTACCACACCAGGCTGGAGGCGCTGCGGCTCGCTTTCGCGCGGCGCAGGCCCCTGGCCCGCACCCTGCGGTCCTTCCGCACGGCGCAGGCGGATTGGCTGCCCGATTACGCGCTCTTTATGGCGGTCAAGGCGCACTTCGGCATGGCGGGGCTGGACGACTGGCCCGACCCGGCCATCCGAGCGCGCACCCAGGCGGCGCTCCGGCAATATAAAGTCGAACTCGCCGAGGAGATCGCGTTTTATGAGTTCCTTCAGTACTTATTCGACGTGCAGTGGACGGCGCTCAAAGCGTACGCCGGCGAGCGGCGCATTCAGATCGTGGGGGATCTCCCCATCTATGTCTCGCGGGACAGCGTCGAGCTGTGGACCCACCCCGAGCTTTTTCAAACGCGCCGGGACGGCGGCCCCCGCGACGTGGCCGGCGTGCCGTCCGACTATTACTCGGAGACCGGGCAGCTCTGGGGCAACCCTCTGTACGACTGGCACTATCACGAGCAGACCGGGTGGGCGTGGTGGCTCCGCCGCCTCGGCCACACCCAAAAGTTTTTCGACGTCATCCGCATCGATCATTTTCGCGGTTTTTACAACTATTGGGCCGTGCCCGCCGAGGCGGAGACCGCCCTGCACGGCCGCTGGCGGCGCGGCCCCGGCCTGAAACTGATCCGCGCCATCCGGGCCGCGTACCCCGACCTGCCGCTCATCGCCGAGGACTTGGGCGACCTGGACGACACGGTGCGCGCCTTCTTCGCCAAAACCGGGCTGCCCGGCATGGATGTACTGGTGTATGCCTTTGACCCGGACGGCGACAGCAGCTACCTGCCCCACAACACACGGTCGAACCGGGTGTTTTATACTTCGACGCACGACTCCCCCCCGTTCTTGGACTGGCTGTCCGGCGAGGCGTCGGAGGCCCAGCGGGCGATGGCCTGCGCGTATCTGCGCCTGCGGGAAGACGAGGGTCTCTCCTGGGGCGCCGTCAAAGCGGTCTGGGGCAGCGCGGCGGGGCTGGCCATGGCGCCGCTGCAGGACGTGCTGGGCCTGGGGGGCGACGCGCGGATCAACACGCCCTCCACGCTGGGGGGCGGCAATTGGTGCTGGCGGGTGCGCGCCGAGGCGCTGAACGACGAGGTGTCCGCGCGGCTGCGCGCCATCACACACGTCTACCGCCGGCTGTGA
- a CDS encoding MGMT family protein: MTAFDRAVYDTVRQIPPGRVASYGQVAALAGRWGAARAVGRALHHNPWPGAVPCHRVVFQNGALTSAFAFGGANIQRSLLEAEDVAFTPDGRVDMTRHRLMAVEN; the protein is encoded by the coding sequence ATGACGGCATTTGACAGGGCGGTCTACGACACGGTACGGCAGATTCCCCCCGGTCGGGTGGCCTCCTACGGACAAGTGGCCGCGCTGGCCGGACGCTGGGGCGCCGCCCGGGCGGTCGGCCGCGCGCTGCACCACAACCCGTGGCCGGGGGCGGTCCCCTGTCACCGGGTGGTATTTCAAAACGGAGCGCTGACGAGCGCCTTCGCCTTCGGCGGCGCCAACATCCAGCGCTCCCTGCTGGAGGCCGAGGACGTCGCTTTCACTCCGGACGGCCGCGTAGACATGACGCGACATCGCCTGATGGCAGTTGAGAATTGA
- the dpsA gene encoding dipicolinate synthase subunit DpsA: MKTTRFSLIGGDARQASLAGLIAADGHAVSTFGIDAPATEMTGTPAKTLADCLHGADCIVLPIPMTLDHGALNAPALRHPPAATEIWQMTRAGQVLAGGRIPEALRQAGAARGFAVWDVLTRDDFAVRNAVPTAEGALQIAMENMPITLHGARCLVVGYGRIGKVLSRRLRSLGAQVTSSARRQADLAWIEIEGGRAVPTQALEAALGECDAVFNTVPAPVLTQDRLKLLPPGCLCIDLASAPGGVDFDAAHRLGLHCIWALSLPGKVAPRTANLILRDTLYHIMMEGLS; encoded by the coding sequence TTGAAAACCACGCGTTTTTCCCTCATCGGCGGGGATGCCCGTCAGGCCAGTCTCGCGGGTCTGATCGCCGCGGACGGGCATGCGGTGTCCACCTTCGGCATCGACGCACCGGCGACCGAAATGACCGGGACGCCGGCCAAGACGCTGGCGGACTGCCTGCATGGAGCGGACTGCATTGTGCTGCCTATCCCCATGACGCTGGACCACGGGGCCCTGAACGCGCCGGCGCTCCGCCACCCGCCGGCAGCGACGGAGATTTGGCAGATGACCAGAGCCGGGCAGGTGCTGGCGGGCGGACGCATCCCGGAGGCCCTGCGGCAAGCGGGCGCCGCGCGCGGGTTCGCAGTGTGGGACGTCCTGACGCGGGACGACTTCGCCGTGCGCAACGCGGTGCCCACCGCAGAGGGAGCACTGCAGATCGCTATGGAAAATATGCCCATCACATTGCATGGCGCGCGCTGTCTCGTCGTCGGATACGGGCGCATCGGCAAGGTGCTCTCCCGCCGTTTGCGGTCCCTCGGCGCACAGGTGACGTCGTCGGCCCGCCGGCAGGCGGACCTCGCTTGGATCGAAATTGAGGGCGGCCGGGCCGTCCCCACGCAGGCGTTGGAGGCGGCCCTCGGAGAGTGCGACGCCGTCTTCAACACAGTGCCCGCGCCTGTGCTGACACAGGACCGCCTGAAGCTGCTGCCCCCCGGCTGCCTATGCATCGACCTGGCTTCCGCGCCGGGCGGCGTCGACTTCGACGCCGCTCACAGATTGGGGCTGCACTGCATCTGGGCACTGAGCCTGCCGGGCAAGGTAGCGCCCCGGACCGCCAACCTCATCCTGCGCGACACACTGTATCACATCATGATGGAGGGATTGTCATGA
- a CDS encoding dipicolinate synthase subunit B, with protein sequence MNTPIRVGFAVCGSFCSLAQAMTTLEELTARDYELWPIMSENAYATDTRFGRAALFIEQMEALCARPVRHTIAETEPIGPRRLLDVLTVVPCTGNTLAKLACGITDTSVTMACKAHLRNERPLVLAIASNDALAANWHNIGRLSARKHVYFVPFGQDDPVQKQNSLVSDFSLLPATLEAALAGSQLQPLLTPPACPVSH encoded by the coding sequence ATGAATACCCCCATACGCGTGGGCTTTGCCGTGTGTGGTTCTTTTTGTTCTTTGGCCCAGGCGATGACCACCCTGGAGGAACTGACGGCGCGGGATTACGAGCTATGGCCCATCATGTCGGAAAACGCCTACGCCACAGACACCCGCTTCGGCCGCGCCGCTCTCTTCATCGAACAAATGGAGGCGCTCTGCGCCCGCCCGGTCCGCCACACCATCGCAGAGACCGAACCCATCGGCCCACGCCGGCTGCTCGATGTGTTGACCGTCGTCCCCTGCACCGGGAACACACTGGCCAAACTGGCCTGCGGTATCACCGACACCAGCGTCACGATGGCCTGCAAGGCACATCTGCGCAACGAACGGCCTCTGGTCCTCGCCATCGCCTCGAACGACGCATTGGCAGCCAACTGGCACAACATCGGGCGCCTATCGGCGCGCAAGCACGTCTACTTTGTCCCCTTTGGACAGGATGATCCGGTCCAAAAACAAAACAGCCTGGTGTCCGACTTCTCGCTGCTGCCCGCCACACTGGAGGCAGCCCTGGCAGGCAGCCAACTCCAACCGCTGCTAACCCCACCCGCCTGCCCGGTCTCTCATTGA
- the uvrB gene encoding excinuclease ABC subunit UvrB, with protein MPAFRVSSPFEPAGDQPHAIEALAAGLENSLQEQTLLGVTGSGKTFTIAKVIEAVQRPTLVLAHNKTLAAQLCAEFREFFPDNAVEYFVSYYDYYQPEAYIPHTDTYIEKDSAINDEIERLRHSATSSLFERRDVVVVSSVSCIYSLGDPIDYANMVLSLRPGLRYDRDRMLRKLIEIRYERNDIAFERNKFRVRGDTVEIFPVYTNDFAIRVEFFGDEIERLSEINVVTGVPRRILQHAAIYPASHYVTSADKMERAAQTLEEEMWTQVRLFESEDKLLEAQRIKQRTLYDIEMMRELGHCSGIENYSRVISGRAPGSTPNTLLDYFPKDFLLVVDESHVTLPQVRAMYAGDRSRKETLVNFGFRLPSALDNRPLNFEEFNARKGQAVYVSATPGEYERSRSGQLVEQVIRPTGLVDPEISVRPIEGQIDNLIEEIETRAARDERVLVTTLTKKMAEDLTAYLQTVGIKVRYMHHDVDTIERMELIRDLRLGVFHVLVGINLLREGLDLPEVSLVAILDADKEGFLRSETSLIQTVGRAARNAQGLVVMYADRVTDSMRRAIDETNRRRARQVAHNEAHGITPQTIRKGVRGLLEISSATNKPEKAVPLSPQEKKAAIARLEKAMREAAHMLEFEYAAVLRDQLIQLRDGG; from the coding sequence ATGCCTGCTTTTCGCGTGTCCAGCCCTTTCGAACCGGCGGGCGACCAGCCGCACGCCATCGAAGCGTTGGCCGCCGGTCTCGAAAACAGTCTTCAGGAACAGACGCTGCTCGGCGTGACCGGGTCCGGCAAGACCTTCACGATTGCCAAGGTGATCGAGGCGGTGCAGCGGCCCACGCTGGTACTGGCCCACAACAAGACGCTGGCGGCCCAGCTCTGCGCGGAATTTCGTGAATTCTTCCCCGATAACGCCGTGGAATATTTCGTGTCATATTACGACTACTACCAGCCGGAGGCCTATATCCCGCACACGGACACTTACATCGAGAAGGACTCCGCCATCAACGACGAGATCGAGCGGCTGCGCCACAGCGCCACCTCGTCGTTGTTTGAGCGGCGGGACGTGGTGGTGGTGTCCAGCGTGTCGTGCATCTATTCGCTGGGCGACCCCATCGATTACGCCAATATGGTGCTCTCCCTGCGTCCGGGCCTCCGGTATGATCGCGACCGGATGCTGCGCAAGTTGATCGAAATCCGTTACGAACGCAACGACATCGCCTTCGAGCGCAACAAATTCCGGGTGCGCGGCGACACGGTGGAGATCTTCCCGGTGTATACAAACGACTTCGCCATTCGCGTGGAGTTCTTTGGAGATGAGATCGAGCGTCTCTCAGAGATCAACGTGGTCACGGGCGTACCCCGCCGGATTTTGCAGCACGCGGCCATCTACCCAGCCTCGCACTATGTCACGAGCGCCGACAAGATGGAGCGGGCCGCCCAGACGCTGGAGGAGGAGATGTGGACCCAGGTGCGCCTGTTTGAGAGCGAGGACAAACTGCTTGAGGCACAGCGCATCAAACAGCGCACGCTGTATGACATCGAGATGATGCGGGAACTGGGACACTGCTCCGGCATCGAAAACTACTCCCGCGTGATCTCCGGGCGTGCGCCCGGCTCGACGCCCAATACGCTGCTCGACTACTTCCCAAAAGATTTTCTGCTGGTCGTGGACGAATCACACGTCACACTGCCACAGGTGCGCGCCATGTACGCGGGAGACCGTTCCCGCAAGGAAACGCTGGTGAACTTCGGGTTTCGTCTGCCGTCGGCGCTCGACAACCGCCCGCTGAACTTCGAGGAGTTCAACGCGCGGAAAGGACAGGCCGTCTACGTGTCGGCCACACCCGGCGAATACGAGCGTTCCCGCTCGGGGCAGCTCGTGGAACAGGTCATCCGCCCCACCGGCCTCGTCGACCCGGAGATCTCCGTGCGTCCGATTGAGGGACAGATCGACAACCTTATCGAGGAGATCGAGACCCGGGCGGCGCGGGACGAGCGCGTGCTGGTGACCACACTGACGAAGAAGATGGCCGAAGACCTGACCGCCTATCTTCAGACCGTCGGCATCAAGGTGCGCTATATGCACCACGACGTCGACACGATCGAGCGTATGGAACTCATCCGGGACCTGCGCCTCGGCGTGTTCCATGTGCTGGTGGGCATCAACCTGCTCCGCGAAGGGCTCGACCTGCCGGAGGTGTCACTGGTGGCCATCCTGGACGCCGACAAGGAGGGGTTTTTGCGCTCCGAAACTTCGCTCATTCAGACCGTCGGCCGAGCGGCGCGCAACGCGCAGGGCCTCGTCGTCATGTACGCCGACCGGGTCACGGACTCCATGCGCCGTGCGATCGATGAGACGAACCGCCGCCGCGCGCGGCAGGTCGCCCACAATGAGGCGCACGGAATCACCCCACAGACCATCCGCAAAGGGGTGCGCGGCCTTTTGGAGATCTCCAGCGCCACGAACAAGCCGGAGAAGGCCGTGCCGCTGTCTCCGCAAGAAAAAAAGGCGGCCATCGCCCGCCTGGAAAAGGCCATGCGCGAAGCCGCCCACATGTTGGAGTTCGAATACGCCGCCGTCCTGCGTGACCAGCTCATCCAACTGCGCGACGGGGGATGA
- the pdxT gene encoding pyridoxal 5'-phosphate synthase glutaminase subunit PdxT, protein MSAARVGVLALQGAFQEHRNMLSALGVESIEIRRRGDFVRGVDGLIIPGGESTVVGMLLAEYGLLAPIRAAVRAGLPVFGTCAGLILLSKRIQTPHGTARGPLGEMDIVTQRNAYGRQLGSFQTTTRFEGVGDVTAVFIRAPHIVQTADHVEVLARVNGKIVAVRQGRLLATAFHPELTADTRIHQYFLALIATHRTATQADC, encoded by the coding sequence ATGAGCGCGGCGCGCGTGGGGGTATTGGCACTGCAGGGGGCCTTTCAGGAGCATCGAAATATGCTCTCCGCCCTGGGGGTGGAGAGCATAGAGATCCGTCGGCGCGGGGACTTTGTCCGGGGCGTGGACGGTCTGATCATACCGGGCGGAGAGAGCACGGTGGTAGGGATGCTGCTGGCGGAGTACGGCCTGTTGGCGCCGATCCGGGCGGCTGTCCGGGCGGGACTGCCGGTGTTCGGCACCTGCGCCGGTCTGATTTTGCTCTCAAAGCGCATCCAGACGCCGCATGGGACAGCGCGCGGCCCTCTGGGAGAGATGGACATCGTCACACAGCGCAACGCTTACGGCCGGCAGCTCGGCAGCTTTCAAACGACGACCCGGTTTGAAGGCGTGGGCGACGTCACCGCGGTCTTCATCCGCGCGCCTCACATCGTTCAGACGGCGGATCACGTCGAGGTGCTGGCCAGGGTGAACGGAAAAATCGTGGCCGTCCGCCAGGGTCGCCTGCTCGCGACCGCCTTTCACCCGGAACTCACCGCCGACACCCGCATCCACCAATACTTCCTCGCGCTCATAGCGACGCACCGCACCGCCACGCAAGCGGACTGTTAA
- the pdxS gene encoding pyridoxal 5'-phosphate synthase lyase subunit PdxS has product MQEDRYELNKNLAQMLKGGVIMDVSTPEQAQIAEAAGASAVMALERIPADIRAAGGVSRMSDPKMIKGIQAAVSIPVMAKCRIGHIAEAQILEALEIDYIDESEVLSPADDVYHINKRVFRIPFVCGAKDLGEALRRIGEGAAMIRTKGEPGTGDVVQAVRHIRKIMGEIRALTTRSKDELYEAAKRLAAPYELVQYVAENGKLPVVNFAAGGVATPADAALMMLLGAEGVFVGSGIFKSGNPAKRAAAIVRAVTHYTDAGQLAALSEDLGEAMVGMSEQEISLLMAERGQ; this is encoded by the coding sequence ATGCAGGAAGACCGTTATGAACTGAATAAGAATTTGGCCCAAATGTTGAAGGGCGGCGTTATTATGGATGTGAGCACGCCAGAACAGGCGCAGATCGCCGAGGCGGCCGGCGCCTCGGCGGTCATGGCGCTGGAGCGGATTCCGGCGGACATCCGGGCAGCCGGCGGCGTGTCGCGCATGAGCGATCCAAAGATGATCAAGGGCATTCAGGCGGCCGTCTCCATCCCCGTCATGGCCAAGTGCCGCATCGGGCACATTGCGGAGGCGCAGATCCTGGAGGCCCTCGAGATCGACTACATCGACGAAAGCGAGGTGCTCTCTCCGGCGGATGACGTGTACCACATCAACAAGCGGGTGTTTCGGATTCCGTTCGTCTGCGGCGCCAAGGACCTGGGCGAGGCGCTGCGCCGCATCGGCGAGGGCGCGGCGATGATACGCACCAAGGGAGAACCGGGGACCGGCGACGTCGTGCAGGCCGTGCGCCACATACGGAAGATCATGGGAGAGATTCGTGCGCTGACCACCCGGTCGAAGGACGAACTGTACGAAGCGGCCAAGCGGCTCGCCGCACCATATGAACTTGTACAATATGTGGCAGAAAATGGAAAACTTCCGGTGGTAAACTTTGCCGCGGGCGGCGTGGCCACACCGGCGGATGCGGCGCTGATGATGCTGCTCGGTGCCGAGGGCGTTTTTGTGGGGTCGGGGATCTTCAAATCCGGTAACCCCGCAAAGCGGGCGGCGGCCATTGTGCGGGCCGTCACACACTACACAGACGCCGGGCAGCTCGCCGCGCTCTCCGAGGACCTCGGCGAGGCGATGGTGGGGATGAGTGAGCAGGAGATCAGCCTGCTCATGGCGGAGCGGGGTCAATGA
- a CDS encoding PLP-dependent aminotransferase family protein, with protein MITPLFSAASKKPLYEQLYVSIVRDIETGALGRGARLPSKRKLAVHANISQSTVENAYAQLKAEGYIESRPKRGYFVARLTPAAQPAQTRREPTPPAPPDAPLCRFDLRTNAVDAELFPFSIWNRLLRGCQQDDRTSLLAPIHPQGNADLREEIVRYLRAFRGLEARADQVVLGAGMEYLLGLLLELMPDAPVAFENPGYPQAARILTARRRPMFPIPLDGEGLCAGALADTDASVALVTPSHHFPLGITMSIGRRRQLLQWTAGRADRYLIEDDFDGEFRFVLRPIPTLYSLDGGGRVIYMNSFARTLSPSLRIAYMVLPETLLLRYREMLSFYSCTVSEFEQRIIRSFFQGGHYERHLNRMRLVYKKKRDALLEGLSPLGSALSIDGPNAGLHLLLRVRGLNEAALVARAAARDVRVYPLSHYHWGPPPPSHTVVAGYAGHTADTLRQAARRLVEAWG; from the coding sequence GTGATCACGCCGCTGTTTTCCGCCGCGTCAAAAAAGCCTCTCTATGAGCAGCTCTATGTCTCCATCGTGCGTGACATCGAAACCGGGGCGCTCGGCCGGGGTGCGCGACTCCCCTCCAAACGCAAGCTGGCGGTCCACGCCAACATCAGCCAGAGTACAGTCGAAAACGCTTACGCGCAGCTGAAGGCGGAGGGATATATCGAGTCCCGGCCCAAGCGGGGGTACTTTGTCGCCCGGCTAACGCCGGCGGCACAGCCGGCTCAGACCCGACGCGAACCGACGCCGCCGGCGCCCCCCGACGCGCCGCTCTGCCGGTTCGACCTGAGGACAAACGCGGTGGACGCCGAACTCTTCCCGTTTTCCATCTGGAACCGACTGCTGCGGGGGTGCCAGCAGGACGATCGCACTTCTCTGCTCGCGCCGATCCATCCGCAGGGCAACGCCGATTTGCGCGAGGAGATCGTGCGGTATCTGCGGGCCTTCAGGGGCCTTGAGGCGCGCGCCGACCAGGTGGTCCTCGGAGCGGGCATGGAGTACTTGCTCGGCCTGCTGCTGGAGCTCATGCCCGACGCGCCGGTCGCGTTTGAAAATCCGGGCTACCCCCAGGCAGCCCGGATCTTGACCGCCCGGCGCAGGCCGATGTTCCCCATCCCCCTGGATGGGGAAGGGCTGTGCGCCGGCGCGCTGGCGGACACCGACGCGTCGGTCGCGCTTGTCACGCCGTCCCATCATTTCCCGCTGGGCATCACGATGAGCATCGGCCGCCGCCGGCAGCTCCTGCAGTGGACGGCCGGGCGGGCAGACCGCTACCTGATCGAGGACGACTTCGACGGTGAGTTTCGATTTGTCCTGAGGCCGATTCCCACGCTCTACAGCCTCGACGGCGGCGGCCGCGTCATCTACATGAACAGCTTCGCCCGGACACTCTCTCCCTCCCTGCGCATCGCATACATGGTGCTGCCGGAAACCCTGCTGCTGCGCTACCGGGAGATGCTGTCCTTTTACAGCTGCACTGTCTCGGAGTTTGAGCAGCGGATCATCCGCTCCTTTTTTCAGGGCGGGCACTACGAACGCCACCTCAACCGAATGCGTCTCGTCTACAAAAAGAAGCGGGACGCGCTGCTGGAGGGGCTGTCCCCTCTGGGGTCCGCCCTGTCGATCGACGGACCCAATGCGGGGCTCCATCTGCTGCTGCGGGTCCGGGGGTTGAACGAAGCGGCGCTCGTGGCCCGGGCCGCCGCGCGGGACGTACGCGTCTACCCGCTCTCCCACTACCACTGGGGTCCGCCGCCGCCCTCGCACACCGTCGTGGCGGGGTACGCCGGTCACACCGCAGACACCCTGCGCCAGGCAGCCCGCCGGCTGGTCGAGGCCTGGGGTTGA